Proteins encoded in a region of the Haloglomus salinum genome:
- a CDS encoding glycosyltransferase family 4 protein: MRILRVAQKVYPDVKGGGPYHVHAMSRDQAAMGHDVTVLTVGEYGKARREGYQIIRRPATLSALGNDISVGVARYLRRHAGAFDVLHAHSHLYFSTNLAAVARRLGGPPLAITNHGLYSQTAPEKVFDAYLRTAGRWTFDQSEVVFCYTEEDRERLRGVGVTAPVEVVPNGIDTSRFTPDGAVSDRLPDGEPVVLFVGRLVEGKRPGDAVAALDRLRETQPDARLVVCGDGPLRGDIETDVGERGLEDAVVFLGHVPYDEMPQLYRGADVLVLPSRAEGLPRTVLEALASGVPAVVSDLEQVAPVVEGVGQAVPVGDIEEFAAALRTVLAGTDRDPRTAVVDDHDWASTVERTTAALEHIADRNG; this comes from the coding sequence ATGCGTATCCTCCGCGTCGCGCAGAAGGTCTATCCCGACGTGAAGGGCGGCGGGCCGTACCATGTCCACGCGATGTCGCGTGACCAGGCCGCGATGGGCCACGACGTGACCGTCCTGACCGTCGGTGAGTACGGCAAGGCGCGGCGCGAGGGCTACCAGATCATCCGGCGCCCGGCGACGCTCTCGGCGCTCGGGAACGACATCTCTGTGGGCGTAGCGCGCTACCTCCGCCGCCACGCCGGCGCGTTCGACGTGCTGCACGCGCACTCGCACCTCTACTTCTCGACGAATCTCGCAGCCGTTGCACGGCGCCTGGGCGGACCGCCGCTGGCTATCACGAACCACGGCCTCTACTCCCAGACCGCCCCCGAGAAGGTCTTCGACGCGTATCTCCGGACGGCCGGGCGGTGGACCTTCGACCAGAGCGAGGTGGTGTTCTGCTACACCGAGGAGGACCGCGAGCGCCTGCGGGGGGTCGGCGTTACTGCGCCCGTCGAGGTCGTCCCGAACGGGATCGACACGTCGCGGTTCACGCCTGACGGGGCGGTGAGCGACCGCCTCCCCGACGGCGAGCCGGTGGTCCTCTTCGTCGGCCGCCTCGTCGAGGGGAAGCGCCCGGGTGACGCCGTGGCGGCGCTGGACCGGCTTCGCGAGACCCAGCCCGACGCGCGGCTGGTCGTCTGCGGCGACGGGCCGCTGCGCGGGGATATCGAGACCGATGTCGGCGAGCGAGGCCTCGAGGACGCGGTTGTCTTCCTCGGACATGTCCCCTACGACGAGATGCCGCAGCTGTATCGCGGCGCGGATGTGCTCGTCCTCCCCTCGCGCGCCGAGGGACTCCCCCGGACCGTGCTGGAGGCGCTCGCCTCCGGGGTTCCCGCGGTCGTCAGCGACCTCGAACAGGTCGCCCCCGTCGTCGAGGGAGTCGGGCAGGCGGTTCCGGTGGGTGACATCGAGGAGTTCGCTGCCGCGTTGCGTACCGTGCTCGCCGGCACCGACCGCGACCCACGGACGGCGGTCGTCGACGACCATGACTGGGCGAGTACGGTCGAGCGGACGACCGCCGCACTCGAACACATCGCCGACCGCAACGGCTAA
- a CDS encoding NAD-dependent epimerase/dehydratase family protein has protein sequence MQILVTGGAGFIGGHLAERFLAEGHDVTVIDEMHPYYDLGIKERTLEVHRETAADAGTDYEFVKGDVRDAALVADLVGDADYVFHQAGRAGVRDSVAEPRVYDEVNVDGTLNILDAARASDVERIVMASSSSVYGVPEYLPYDEVHPTTPVSPYGASKLAAERYLCAYSEVYDLPAVALRYFTVYGPRMRPNMAITNFVSRCTNGEPPVIYGDGTQTRDFTYIDDVVAANLSLLETDAADGEAVNIGSTDNIEIRELAAVIRDEIAPELAFEFDDRHSADAEHTHADVSKAGDLLGYEPTHDIREGVRKFVEWYRANRDWYEPLVRAS, from the coding sequence ATGCAGATTCTCGTGACGGGCGGCGCGGGCTTCATCGGTGGCCACCTCGCCGAGCGGTTCCTCGCCGAGGGCCACGACGTGACGGTCATCGACGAGATGCATCCCTACTACGACCTGGGCATCAAGGAGCGGACGCTGGAGGTCCACCGGGAGACCGCGGCCGACGCCGGCACCGACTACGAGTTCGTGAAGGGCGACGTGCGCGACGCGGCCCTCGTCGCGGACCTCGTCGGCGACGCCGACTACGTCTTCCACCAGGCAGGTCGCGCCGGCGTCCGTGACAGCGTGGCCGAACCCCGTGTCTACGACGAGGTGAACGTCGACGGGACACTCAACATCCTCGACGCGGCCCGCGCGAGCGACGTGGAGCGTATCGTCATGGCCTCCTCGTCGTCCGTGTACGGCGTTCCCGAGTACCTCCCGTACGACGAGGTCCACCCGACGACACCGGTATCGCCGTACGGCGCCTCCAAGCTCGCGGCCGAGCGCTACCTGTGTGCCTACAGCGAGGTGTACGACCTCCCGGCCGTCGCGCTCCGGTACTTCACCGTGTACGGCCCCCGGATGCGCCCGAACATGGCCATCACCAACTTCGTCTCGCGCTGTACGAACGGCGAGCCGCCCGTCATCTACGGCGACGGCACGCAGACGCGGGATTTCACCTACATCGACGACGTGGTCGCGGCGAACCTGTCGCTGCTGGAGACGGACGCGGCCGACGGTGAGGCGGTCAACATCGGCTCGACCGACAACATCGAGATCCGCGAGCTGGCGGCGGTCATCCGCGACGAGATCGCCCCGGAGCTGGCGTTCGAGTTCGACGACCGTCACTCGGCCGACGCCGAGCACACCCATGCCGACGTGTCGAAGGCCGGCGACCTGCTGGGCTACGAGCCAACCCACGACATCCGCGAGGGCGTCCGGAAGTTCGTCGAGTGGTACCGGGCGAACCGGGACTGGTACGAGCCGCTGGTGCGGGCGTCGTAA
- a CDS encoding sugar transferase, producing the protein MTTGWRYRVASAGGTVGLVVLAVALANHPVVQSLLALVPVLGDLPLAPADGMEFAFEATTAVLVVLVALGPLLKPRPRRILDTASVAAERTLLATVSLAAVGYFDYTYRLPRVTLLFTTAFLLLTVPVWFVAIRRRPRDEGGRTILVGDDPAAMNDILDAVAGPVLGFVSPPGTTRELALAADPDTETALGLTDGGSRMGELPSLGGLSRLDEVLVEYDVDTVVLAFAEPDRAEFFGALDTCYDHGVAAKVHRRHADSVLTSGFGQDELVDVELEPWDPQDHFLKRGFDIAFAGVGLLVLSPVMLGIAAAIKLEDGGSVLYRQERTASFGDTFDVYKFRSMRETEMDDTAPVADEGNDRITRVGRFIRRTHLDELPQLWSILIGDMSVVGPRAAWTGEETHLEAEAEDWRKRWFVKPGLTGLAQINGATSLDPEAKLRYDVEYIRRQSFWFDLKIVMRQVWMVVVDVVRTVTGRPLEDG; encoded by the coding sequence ATGACAACCGGGTGGCGATACCGCGTGGCCAGTGCTGGCGGGACCGTGGGCCTCGTGGTTCTGGCCGTCGCGCTGGCGAACCACCCGGTTGTGCAGTCGCTGCTAGCGCTGGTGCCGGTCCTCGGTGACCTGCCACTCGCCCCGGCCGACGGGATGGAGTTCGCGTTCGAGGCGACGACAGCCGTCCTCGTCGTGCTCGTCGCCCTCGGGCCGCTACTCAAGCCTCGGCCGCGGCGCATCCTCGATACCGCGTCGGTGGCCGCCGAGCGGACGCTGCTGGCGACGGTATCACTCGCGGCCGTCGGCTACTTCGACTACACCTACCGACTCCCCCGGGTGACGCTGCTGTTCACCACGGCGTTCCTGCTGCTGACGGTCCCGGTGTGGTTCGTCGCCATCCGGCGGCGCCCGCGCGACGAGGGCGGGCGCACCATCCTCGTCGGCGACGACCCCGCCGCGATGAACGACATCCTCGACGCGGTGGCGGGGCCCGTTCTGGGCTTCGTCTCGCCGCCGGGGACGACGCGGGAGCTCGCCCTCGCAGCCGACCCCGACACGGAGACGGCCCTCGGACTCACCGATGGTGGGAGTCGAATGGGAGAGCTCCCCTCGCTGGGTGGCCTCTCGCGGCTGGACGAGGTGCTCGTCGAGTACGACGTGGACACGGTTGTGCTGGCCTTCGCCGAACCCGACCGCGCGGAGTTCTTCGGCGCGCTCGACACCTGCTACGACCACGGCGTCGCCGCGAAGGTGCATCGTCGGCACGCCGACAGCGTGCTGACCAGCGGGTTCGGACAGGATGAGCTGGTCGACGTGGAGCTGGAACCGTGGGACCCGCAGGACCACTTCCTGAAGCGTGGATTCGATATCGCGTTCGCCGGCGTGGGGTTGCTGGTGCTGTCGCCGGTGATGCTAGGTATCGCGGCGGCGATCAAGCTGGAAGACGGCGGGAGCGTGCTCTACCGGCAGGAACGGACCGCCTCGTTCGGGGATACGTTCGACGTGTACAAATTCCGGTCGATGCGTGAGACGGAGATGGACGATACTGCGCCCGTCGCGGACGAGGGGAACGACCGCATCACGCGTGTCGGCCGATTCATCCGTCGGACGCATCTGGACGAGCTGCCGCAGCTCTGGTCGATTTTGATCGGCGACATGAGCGTGGTCGGGCCACGGGCGGCGTGGACGGGCGAGGAGACCCATCTTGAGGCCGAAGCCGAGGACTGGCGCAAGCGCTGGTTCGTCAAGCCCGGACTGACCGGGTTGGCCCAGATCAACGGCGCGACCAGCCTGGACCCGGAGGCGAAGCTCCGCTACGACGTGGAGTACATCCGGCGGCAGAGCTTCTGGTTCGACCTGAAGATCGTCATGCGACAGGTGTGGATGGTAGTCGTGGATGTGGTCCGGACGGTGACCGGCCGGCCGCTGGAAGACGGATAG
- a CDS encoding DUF7537 family lipoprotein, whose amino-acid sequence MRRKVAVLAVTLLVLLAGCSLPGGGAPTSDDTPSTTPTPTASGEPTASDEQSATTTTTAATGSAAGTATSGGGGASTSSGPGGDGDTAAPGDPSSSPTATGGDESSRQGATTPTNGAPGSGTPTPDGTPTPDSGAGGANGSESVSYPAGYSTSGISDASAARQAHVDGLVAKDSFAFVSNTTVQREAGTSQTELVQRVSPDEPRALTDTFISSTGEQGSTVVRRTRYYDNGTQYIRVQEGQETSYGRVDATLQPSGFVGERYVGGVLSNVSFDETTRIRESGKTFFRLRATDLDDADSLGSSQQSSGEIVDGNVTMVVDREGIVRALRYTATLQQDGETVQYRATFATVGLDGTEVERPDWAQDG is encoded by the coding sequence ATGCGACGCAAGGTCGCGGTCCTCGCGGTGACACTGCTCGTCCTCCTCGCCGGCTGTTCGTTACCCGGGGGTGGAGCGCCGACATCCGACGATACTCCGTCGACGACGCCCACTCCGACAGCGAGCGGCGAACCGACAGCGAGCGACGAACAGTCGGCAACGACTACCACCACTGCTGCGACCGGGTCTGCGGCCGGGACCGCCACCTCGGGCGGGGGCGGCGCGAGCACGTCCAGTGGTCCGGGTGGAGACGGTGACACGGCGGCTCCCGGTGACCCGTCGAGCTCACCGACCGCCACGGGCGGCGACGAATCGTCGCGGCAGGGGGCTACCACCCCCACGAACGGGGCGCCCGGGTCGGGGACGCCCACGCCCGACGGGACTCCAACGCCCGACAGTGGAGCGGGCGGCGCGAACGGCTCCGAGTCGGTCTCGTACCCGGCTGGCTACTCCACGAGCGGCATCTCGGATGCGAGCGCCGCGCGGCAGGCCCACGTCGACGGCCTGGTCGCGAAGGACAGCTTCGCGTTCGTCTCCAACACGACGGTCCAGCGCGAGGCGGGGACCTCGCAGACGGAACTCGTCCAGCGGGTCTCTCCTGACGAGCCCCGGGCGCTGACTGATACCTTCATCTCCTCGACCGGCGAGCAGGGGTCGACGGTCGTTCGGCGCACCCGCTACTACGACAACGGGACCCAGTACATCCGGGTGCAGGAGGGCCAGGAGACCTCCTACGGCCGGGTCGACGCGACGCTCCAGCCCAGCGGCTTCGTCGGGGAGCGGTACGTGGGCGGAGTACTGTCGAACGTCAGCTTCGACGAGACGACCCGCATCCGGGAGTCCGGGAAGACCTTCTTCCGACTCCGGGCCACCGACCTCGACGACGCTGACTCGCTGGGCTCCTCGCAGCAGTCCTCGGGGGAGATCGTCGACGGGAACGTGACGATGGTGGTCGACCGGGAGGGCATCGTCCGCGCGCTCCGGTACACCGCGACCCTCCAGCAGGACGGGGAGACGGTCCAGTACCGGGCCACGTTCGCGACGGTCGGACTCGACGGCACGGAGGTCGAGCGCCCGGATTGGGCCCAGGACGGCTGA